One genomic window of Caldivirga maquilingensis IC-167 includes the following:
- the rgy gene encoding reverse gyrase: MRDNKGDGGSGEPLVLYHGMCPNCGGPVTSDRLRDGLPCHVCLPEGSRLRAASLRVVLSELNREGRLVRLRDIFNYLMKYDEFSELFRKATGTSMWGAQRFWAKRLIKGKSFAIIAPTGSGKTTFGLVASIYVASKGGRVLMVFPTSTLAYQVYKRALTYRDSAAVNIKVITYNGLLSEKDKSEVLNAIKAGDFNILIVTNAFLPKGMEILSKYRFDLVFVDDVDSVMKASSRNIERLLQLLGVPREAIDKALEIAKISDFKEREGKVSELRRILEGRRIGSLIVSGMLTRTRRTARAALFREILGFDVGGRAEGLRNVVDLYIKPKGDLKVIILDLIRRLGDGGIIYVPTDLGREFAEELSKFLNDNGINAGLYLKPKRKLIEGFEDGSIPVLIGLATSRSALVRGIDLPHRIRYVVFAGVPKIRFRLSLKEFNPGRYIMLLSSLRVIAPSEYKTRIDKTVSSLRNIMNLSQDRINKIIEAIERGESLQGFDKYASEVISNAIKLAQDLLNRDDVREAMSKSIVNIQRMGDDIYVILPDSPAYIQGSGRTSRMYLGGITHGLSVLIVDNEAVFNSLSRDLRYRLVDFQFINYEEFNVDALLKTINEERELIRQIMTGNVPQSISQVDPLKSVLVIVESPTKARTIANFFGKPSTRVLGSLIVYEVTSGNLLLNIIATKGHVVELATEQYAQSVSSDVDYVTKFISSVTRNYYSVLKIDGNFIPIYSTIKRCPTCGRSFTDDVSKCPFDGTPLVDSSGVIEMLRDLATEVDLVLVGTDPDSEGEKIAWDVFNMLRPFVQDIRRIEFHEVTKRAILNALANPRGVNGNMVKAQLVRRIEDRWIGFGLSSYLQRAFNDRNMSAGRVQTPVLKWIIERYIEYRRNRVIRLIVRKRISDGKVLEVSFDKVTNGDETARVRHDLRDVAKDKKGLRIIITKLSESEEEVNPPPPFTTDSMLTEATARLRAGTEEVMRLAQELFEMGLITYHRTDSTRVSAVGISVAKEYLTNRFGEGVFTAREWGMGEEGAHECIRPTRPIDSEELRSLIDSGVLKLKLTNRHIALYDLIFRRFMASQMQSGLVKKVKVEVKLMRNGDMLSSRVDEFVTSVIRNGFLAIYPTIRVTQFPESSMELPVTEEDEVIVKTVHTTYPYREGDIVAEMKRRRIGRPSTYAKIIETLKRRGYVKALGSTKVLIPTKRGVAAYICLSNDKDVAKLYLSTRRNKVQENTEFESLLKQCNVNFKCLISEDRTRMVEEHMDNIENGDEDYLTVLHELFNEAVKYGIMPQN, encoded by the coding sequence ATGCGTGATAATAAGGGTGATGGCGGCAGTGGGGAACCACTGGTGCTTTACCACGGCATGTGCCCCAACTGCGGTGGCCCAGTTACCTCGGATAGGCTTAGGGATGGTTTACCATGCCATGTTTGCCTACCTGAAGGTTCAAGATTAAGGGCAGCATCATTAAGAGTAGTGTTAAGTGAACTTAATAGAGAAGGTAGATTAGTTAGGCTTAGGGATATCTTCAACTACTTAATGAAGTATGATGAATTCAGTGAATTATTCAGAAAAGCCACTGGAACCTCAATGTGGGGTGCTCAGAGGTTTTGGGCTAAGAGACTTATCAAGGGTAAGAGCTTCGCCATAATTGCACCCACGGGTAGCGGTAAGACCACCTTCGGTTTAGTTGCCTCAATATACGTAGCCAGTAAGGGGGGTAGGGTTCTCATGGTATTCCCAACTTCAACACTGGCTTACCAAGTGTATAAGAGGGCTTTAACCTACAGGGATTCCGCAGCCGTTAACATTAAGGTAATAACCTATAATGGCCTACTCAGCGAGAAGGATAAGAGTGAGGTGCTTAATGCCATTAAGGCAGGCGACTTCAATATACTTATCGTAACTAACGCCTTCCTACCAAAGGGCATGGAGATTCTAAGCAAGTACAGGTTTGACCTTGTTTTCGTTGATGACGTTGACAGCGTCATGAAGGCTTCAAGCAGGAATATTGAGAGACTACTTCAGTTACTCGGTGTGCCGAGGGAAGCCATTGATAAGGCGCTTGAGATTGCGAAGATAAGTGACTTTAAGGAGAGGGAGGGTAAGGTGAGTGAATTAAGGAGGATCCTTGAGGGTAGGAGGATTGGTTCATTAATAGTAAGCGGCATGTTAACCAGAACCAGGAGGACGGCTAGGGCTGCATTATTCAGGGAGATACTGGGATTCGATGTTGGTGGTAGGGCTGAGGGGCTTAGGAATGTGGTTGACCTATACATTAAGCCTAAGGGTGACCTTAAGGTAATTATCCTGGATTTAATTAGGAGGCTTGGTGATGGTGGAATAATATACGTACCCACTGACTTAGGCAGGGAATTCGCCGAGGAGTTGAGTAAGTTCCTTAATGATAATGGTATTAACGCTGGGCTTTACCTAAAGCCTAAGAGGAAGTTGATTGAGGGCTTTGAGGATGGTTCAATACCGGTGCTAATAGGGTTAGCCACATCTAGATCAGCGTTAGTTAGGGGCATTGACCTACCCCATAGGATAAGGTACGTGGTGTTCGCCGGTGTACCTAAGATAAGGTTCAGGTTATCGCTTAAGGAGTTTAACCCAGGCCGTTACATAATGCTCCTCTCCTCACTTAGGGTTATTGCACCAAGTGAATACAAGACTAGGATTGATAAGACTGTTTCAAGCTTAAGGAACATAATGAATTTAAGCCAGGACAGGATTAATAAGATTATTGAAGCTATTGAGAGAGGTGAGAGTCTTCAGGGCTTCGATAAATATGCCTCAGAAGTCATTAGTAACGCCATTAAGCTTGCCCAGGACTTGCTGAATAGGGATGATGTGAGGGAAGCCATGAGTAAGTCAATTGTTAATATTCAACGCATGGGTGACGATATCTATGTTATTCTACCAGACTCACCAGCCTACATACAGGGTAGCGGTAGGACATCTAGAATGTACCTAGGCGGCATTACCCACGGTCTCTCAGTGCTTATTGTTGATAATGAGGCTGTCTTCAATAGTTTAAGCAGGGACTTAAGGTATAGGCTGGTGGACTTCCAGTTCATAAATTATGAGGAGTTTAATGTTGATGCCTTACTTAAAACCATTAATGAGGAGAGGGAATTAATAAGGCAAATAATGACTGGTAATGTACCGCAGAGCATAAGTCAAGTTGATCCACTTAAGTCAGTTCTAGTGATTGTTGAATCACCTACTAAGGCTAGGACAATAGCGAACTTCTTCGGTAAACCAAGCACAAGGGTGCTCGGTAGTTTAATAGTGTATGAGGTCACTTCAGGTAATCTACTATTAAATATAATAGCCACTAAGGGTCATGTGGTTGAGTTAGCCACCGAGCAGTATGCGCAGTCAGTTAGTAGTGATGTGGATTACGTGACTAAGTTCATATCAAGTGTAACCAGGAATTATTACTCAGTGTTGAAAATAGATGGTAACTTCATCCCAATATACTCAACAATAAAGCGTTGCCCAACCTGTGGTAGATCATTCACTGATGATGTGAGTAAGTGCCCCTTCGATGGTACGCCACTAGTGGATAGTAGTGGGGTTATTGAGATGCTTAGGGACCTGGCCACTGAGGTTGACCTAGTCCTAGTGGGTACTGATCCCGACTCAGAGGGTGAGAAGATAGCCTGGGACGTATTCAACATGCTTAGGCCCTTCGTGCAGGATATTAGGAGGATAGAGTTCCATGAAGTGACTAAGAGGGCTATATTGAATGCGTTAGCTAATCCAAGGGGGGTAAACGGTAATATGGTTAAGGCTCAATTGGTTAGGCGTATTGAGGATAGGTGGATTGGCTTTGGTTTAAGCTCATACCTACAGAGGGCGTTTAATGATAGAAACATGTCAGCCGGTAGGGTTCAGACACCTGTGCTTAAGTGGATTATTGAGAGGTATATTGAGTATAGGAGGAATAGGGTGATTAGGTTAATTGTTAGGAAGAGGATTAGTGATGGTAAGGTTCTTGAGGTTTCCTTTGATAAGGTTACTAATGGTGATGAAACAGCCAGGGTTAGGCATGACTTAAGGGATGTGGCTAAGGATAAGAAGGGGCTTAGAATAATAATAACTAAGCTCAGTGAATCAGAGGAGGAGGTTAACCCGCCACCACCCTTCACCACAGACTCAATGCTCACTGAGGCTACTGCTAGACTTAGAGCCGGTACAGAGGAGGTTATGAGGCTTGCACAGGAGTTGTTTGAAATGGGTTTAATAACATACCATAGGACTGATAGCACAAGGGTTTCAGCGGTGGGTATTAGTGTGGCTAAGGAATACTTAACCAACAGGTTCGGTGAAGGTGTCTTCACGGCTAGGGAATGGGGTATGGGCGAGGAGGGTGCCCATGAGTGTATTAGGCCAACTAGACCCATTGACTCCGAGGAGCTTAGAAGCCTAATTGATAGTGGCGTGCTTAAATTAAAGTTAACTAATAGGCACATTGCACTCTACGATTTAATATTCAGGAGATTCATGGCAAGCCAAATGCAGAGTGGCTTAGTTAAGAAGGTGAAGGTGGAGGTTAAGTTAATGCGCAATGGCGACATGCTTTCAAGTAGGGTTGATGAATTCGTAACAAGCGTGATTAGGAATGGCTTCTTAGCCATATATCCGACTATTAGGGTTACTCAATTCCCAGAGTCATCAATGGAGTTACCTGTGACTGAGGAGGATGAGGTTATTGTTAAGACAGTTCACACAACATACCCGTATAGGGAAGGTGATATTGTTGCTGAAATGAAGAGGAGAAGGATAGGTAGACCATCCACTTACGCCAAGATAATAGAGACTCTTAAGAGGAGGGGTTATGTTAAGGCCCTTGGTTCAACAAAGGTATTAATCCCAACTAAACGCGGTGTAGCAGCATACATTTGCCTATCGAATGATAAGGATGTGGCTAAACTCTACTTAAGCACTAGACGCAATAAGGTTCAGGAGAATACGGAATTCGAGAGTTTACTGAAGCAGTGTAACGTTAACTTCAAGTGCCTTATAAGTGAGGATAGGACTAGAATGGTTGAGGAACACATGGATAATATTGAGAATGGAGATGAAGATTACTTAACAGTTCTGCATGAATTATTCAATGAGGCTGTTAAATATGGAATAATGCCTCAGAATTAA
- a CDS encoding YeeE/YedE thiosulfate transporter family protein, whose amino-acid sequence MQLETLYEKDRRTVWIASWILLALALGLLLGGVYMQVVLHETKAPLLLGIVAALPLAIPLELWNFSDPDTLFRVMALQDRFLVACFGFAIGLGAILLYGLNLFTHPNFGIKDLFIGGIILGGLLFGVGVGLAGYFPGTIWIALGQGRRDALYAVAGGLLGAFTWSMIFGWARGPLWDTLNFGPITWPNLFGIPFSDKVGMFAGSIVFGVLLLLVFLFLPRYPKQPIKHACGFHLAGVGKETVIRFSDMMNDDLVKYPNQNRFLVELINESSVRNARFIMVLGAAFTIEAVAVIILHQIFGESTTYSWIGAQLSYLVNPYWAASNPYFQLFGGMHIVNGIPVNKPFSEIGWEPITDLSTFIGGLVSSLFISRRFMGFRNQIPRVWAHRFGESTWKRFLGSFFGAYLVLFGARMANGCASGHILSGDIQMAVSSALFLVMVMIGSMLTLRYVLKLRINAWGYVQ is encoded by the coding sequence GTGCAACTGGAGACCCTTTACGAGAAGGATAGGAGAACTGTATGGATAGCCAGTTGGATTCTGCTGGCGTTAGCCCTTGGGCTACTGCTTGGGGGAGTGTACATGCAGGTGGTTCTTCATGAGACTAAGGCACCGCTATTACTTGGTATTGTGGCGGCATTACCACTTGCTATTCCACTTGAATTATGGAACTTCTCTGATCCTGACACATTATTCAGAGTTATGGCATTACAGGATAGATTCTTAGTTGCTTGCTTTGGTTTCGCAATAGGTTTAGGGGCAATACTACTATATGGTCTTAACCTGTTTACTCATCCCAACTTCGGCATTAAGGACCTATTCATAGGTGGTATAATCCTAGGTGGCCTACTCTTTGGTGTGGGGGTTGGGTTAGCAGGCTACTTCCCAGGCACCATATGGATAGCCCTTGGGCAGGGTAGGAGGGATGCATTATATGCTGTGGCTGGTGGTTTACTGGGTGCCTTCACTTGGTCAATGATATTTGGTTGGGCTAGGGGGCCATTATGGGATACATTGAACTTCGGCCCAATTACCTGGCCTAACTTATTCGGTATACCCTTCAGTGATAAAGTTGGGATGTTCGCTGGCTCAATAGTATTCGGTGTATTACTACTTCTAGTGTTCCTATTCCTACCAAGGTACCCTAAGCAGCCCATTAAGCATGCCTGTGGATTCCACCTAGCTGGTGTTGGTAAGGAGACTGTGATTAGGTTTAGCGATATGATGAATGATGACTTAGTCAAGTACCCCAATCAGAATAGGTTCCTTGTTGAGTTAATTAATGAGAGTAGTGTGAGGAATGCTAGGTTCATAATGGTACTTGGCGCCGCCTTCACCATCGAGGCTGTGGCGGTGATAATATTGCATCAGATATTTGGTGAATCAACAACGTACTCATGGATTGGTGCCCAGTTATCGTACTTAGTTAACCCGTATTGGGCTGCATCAAACCCATACTTCCAATTATTCGGTGGAATGCATATTGTTAACGGTATACCTGTGAATAAACCCTTCAGTGAAATCGGCTGGGAACCAATAACCGACTTAAGCACATTCATAGGTGGTTTAGTGTCATCATTATTCATATCAAGGAGATTCATGGGTTTCAGGAACCAGATACCGAGGGTTTGGGCTCATAGGTTTGGTGAATCAACGTGGAAGAGGTTCCTTGGTTCATTCTTCGGAGCATACCTAGTACTATTCGGTGCAAGGATGGCGAATGGATGCGCCAGTGGGCATATTTTAAGTGGGGATATTCAAATGGCTGTATCCAGTGCATTATTCCTAGTAATGGTAATGATTGGAAGCATGCTAACCCTAAGATACGTGCTGAAGCTGAGGATAAACGCCTGGGGATACGTTCAGTGA